In Zea mays cultivar B73 chromosome 7, Zm-B73-REFERENCE-NAM-5.0, whole genome shotgun sequence, the following proteins share a genomic window:
- the LOC100303815 gene encoding bile acid sodium symporter isoform X1 — MAPAPALTATSVLKRSHLPGVHSLACRRQPGADRVSVLSPAIPPPRVSWQQGSGVVAKRLLWASASGSFEKDNIGEDAVLPSQIAVENKVDFLKILKSANSIIPHIVLGSTILALVYPPSFTWFTTRYYAPALGFLMFAVGVNSSAKDFIEAIKRPDAIAAGYIGQFVIKPLFGFLFGTLAVAVLNLPAALGAGIMLVSCVSGAQLSNYATFLTDPHMAPLSIVMTSLSTATAVFVTPTLSYFLIGQKLPVDVKGMMSSIVQIVVAPIAAGLLLNRFLPRLCAAIQPFLPSMSVFVTALCVGSPLAINIKAVLSPFGLTIVLLLFAFHTSSFVAGYHLAGTWFRKSDDVKALQRTISFETGMQSSLLALALANKFFPDPLVGVPPAISVVLMSLMGFALVMIYIFF; from the exons ATGGCCCCTGCCCCCGCTCTCACCGCCACATCCGTCCTGAAGCGTTCCCACCTACCCGGCGTCCACTCGTTGGCCTGTCGCCGGCAGCCGGGGGCGGACCGCGTCTCGGTGCTTTCTCCAGCGATCCCGCCGCCCCGCGTTTCATGGC AGCAAGGATCTGGAGTGGTTGCTAAGAGGCTCCTCTGGGCGAGTGCGAGTGGTTCCTTCGAGAAAGATAACATCGGGGAGGACGCGGTGTTGCCTTCTCAG ATAGCGGTGGAGAATAAAGTAGATTTTTTGAAGATTTTAAAGAGTGCCAACTCCATTATTCCCCATATAGTGCTGGGGAGTACAATTCTCGCCCTGGTGTACCCGCCTTCGTTTACATGGTTCACTACCAG GTATTATGCACCAGCTTTGGGGTTCTTGATGTTTGCTGTTGGTGTAAACTCAagtgccaaggattttattgaagCAATAAAGAGGCCAGATGCTATTGCTGCGGGCTATATCGGACAGTTTGTCATCAAGCCTTTGTTTGGATTCCTTTTTGGCACTCTTGCGGTTGCAGTTCTTAACCTCCCAGCTGCTCTAG GCGCTGGCATAATGTTGGTTTCATGCGTGAGCGGAGCACAACTTTCAAACTATGCAACTTTCTTGACGGATCCACATATGGCTCCTCTCAGCATTgttatgacatcattgtcaacagCTACTGCAGTTTTTGTCACCCCAACATTATCTTACTTTCTTATTGGCCAGAAATTACCTGTAGATGTCAAAGGGATGATGTCCAGCATCGTTCAAATAGTTGTTGCTCCAATTGCTGCCGGATTGCTTCTGAATAG ATTCCTACCAAGGCTCTGTGCAGCTATTCAGCCATTTCTCCCTTCGATGTCGGTGTTTGTCACTGCCCTGTGTGTTGGCTCACCATTGGCAATAAATATCAAGGCTGTTTTGTCGCCATTTGGATTAACCATAGTGCTGCTCCTTTTTGCATTCCACACCTCATCTTTTGTAGCTGGTTATCATCTTGCTGGTACTTGGTTTCGCAAGTCAGACGACGTAAAGGCACTACAAAGGACAATATCTTTTGAGACAG GAATGCAAAGCAGCCTTCTTGCTCTTGCTTTAGCAAATAAGTTCTTCCCAGATCCACTAGTGGGTGTGCCTCCAGCCATATCG GTTGTGTTGATGTCCTTAATGGGATTTGCTCTTGTCATG ATTTACATTTTTTTTTGA
- the LOC100303815 gene encoding bile acid sodium symporter — translation MAPAPALTATSVLKRSHLPGVHSLACRRQPGADRVSVLSPAIPPPRVSWQQGSGVVAKRLLWASASGSFEKDNIGEDAVLPSQIAVENKVDFLKILKSANSIIPHIVLGSTILALVYPPSFTWFTTRYYAPALGFLMFAVGVNSSAKDFIEAIKRPDAIAAGYIGQFVIKPLFGFLFGTLAVAVLNLPAALGAGIMLVSCVSGAQLSNYATFLTDPHMAPLSIVMTSLSTATAVFVTPTLSYFLIGQKLPVDVKGMMSSIVQIVVAPIAAGLLLNRFLPRLCAAIQPFLPSMSVFVTALCVGSPLAINIKAVLSPFGLTIVLLLFAFHTSSFVAGYHLAGTWFRKSDDVKALQRTISFETGMQSSLLALALANKFFPDPLVGVPPAISVVLMSLMGFALVMVWSKKREA, via the exons ATGGCCCCTGCCCCCGCTCTCACCGCCACATCCGTCCTGAAGCGTTCCCACCTACCCGGCGTCCACTCGTTGGCCTGTCGCCGGCAGCCGGGGGCGGACCGCGTCTCGGTGCTTTCTCCAGCGATCCCGCCGCCCCGCGTTTCATGGC AGCAAGGATCTGGAGTGGTTGCTAAGAGGCTCCTCTGGGCGAGTGCGAGTGGTTCCTTCGAGAAAGATAACATCGGGGAGGACGCGGTGTTGCCTTCTCAG ATAGCGGTGGAGAATAAAGTAGATTTTTTGAAGATTTTAAAGAGTGCCAACTCCATTATTCCCCATATAGTGCTGGGGAGTACAATTCTCGCCCTGGTGTACCCGCCTTCGTTTACATGGTTCACTACCAG GTATTATGCACCAGCTTTGGGGTTCTTGATGTTTGCTGTTGGTGTAAACTCAagtgccaaggattttattgaagCAATAAAGAGGCCAGATGCTATTGCTGCGGGCTATATCGGACAGTTTGTCATCAAGCCTTTGTTTGGATTCCTTTTTGGCACTCTTGCGGTTGCAGTTCTTAACCTCCCAGCTGCTCTAG GCGCTGGCATAATGTTGGTTTCATGCGTGAGCGGAGCACAACTTTCAAACTATGCAACTTTCTTGACGGATCCACATATGGCTCCTCTCAGCATTgttatgacatcattgtcaacagCTACTGCAGTTTTTGTCACCCCAACATTATCTTACTTTCTTATTGGCCAGAAATTACCTGTAGATGTCAAAGGGATGATGTCCAGCATCGTTCAAATAGTTGTTGCTCCAATTGCTGCCGGATTGCTTCTGAATAG ATTCCTACCAAGGCTCTGTGCAGCTATTCAGCCATTTCTCCCTTCGATGTCGGTGTTTGTCACTGCCCTGTGTGTTGGCTCACCATTGGCAATAAATATCAAGGCTGTTTTGTCGCCATTTGGATTAACCATAGTGCTGCTCCTTTTTGCATTCCACACCTCATCTTTTGTAGCTGGTTATCATCTTGCTGGTACTTGGTTTCGCAAGTCAGACGACGTAAAGGCACTACAAAGGACAATATCTTTTGAGACAG GAATGCAAAGCAGCCTTCTTGCTCTTGCTTTAGCAAATAAGTTCTTCCCAGATCCACTAGTGGGTGTGCCTCCAGCCATATCG GTTGTGTTGATGTCCTTAATGGGATTTGCTCTTGTCATGGTATGGTCCAAGAAAAGAGAAGCCTAA
- the LOC100303815 gene encoding bile acid sodium symporter isoform X2 has protein sequence MEQGSGVVAKRLLWASASGSFEKDNIGEDAVLPSQIAVENKVDFLKILKSANSIIPHIVLGSTILALVYPPSFTWFTTRYYAPALGFLMFAVGVNSSAKDFIEAIKRPDAIAAGYIGQFVIKPLFGFLFGTLAVAVLNLPAALGAGIMLVSCVSGAQLSNYATFLTDPHMAPLSIVMTSLSTATAVFVTPTLSYFLIGQKLPVDVKGMMSSIVQIVVAPIAAGLLLNRFLPRLCAAIQPFLPSMSVFVTALCVGSPLAINIKAVLSPFGLTIVLLLFAFHTSSFVAGYHLAGTWFRKSDDVKALQRTISFETGMQSSLLALALANKFFPDPLVGVPPAISVVLMSLMGFALVMVWSKKREA, from the exons ATGG AGCAAGGATCTGGAGTGGTTGCTAAGAGGCTCCTCTGGGCGAGTGCGAGTGGTTCCTTCGAGAAAGATAACATCGGGGAGGACGCGGTGTTGCCTTCTCAG ATAGCGGTGGAGAATAAAGTAGATTTTTTGAAGATTTTAAAGAGTGCCAACTCCATTATTCCCCATATAGTGCTGGGGAGTACAATTCTCGCCCTGGTGTACCCGCCTTCGTTTACATGGTTCACTACCAG GTATTATGCACCAGCTTTGGGGTTCTTGATGTTTGCTGTTGGTGTAAACTCAagtgccaaggattttattgaagCAATAAAGAGGCCAGATGCTATTGCTGCGGGCTATATCGGACAGTTTGTCATCAAGCCTTTGTTTGGATTCCTTTTTGGCACTCTTGCGGTTGCAGTTCTTAACCTCCCAGCTGCTCTAG GCGCTGGCATAATGTTGGTTTCATGCGTGAGCGGAGCACAACTTTCAAACTATGCAACTTTCTTGACGGATCCACATATGGCTCCTCTCAGCATTgttatgacatcattgtcaacagCTACTGCAGTTTTTGTCACCCCAACATTATCTTACTTTCTTATTGGCCAGAAATTACCTGTAGATGTCAAAGGGATGATGTCCAGCATCGTTCAAATAGTTGTTGCTCCAATTGCTGCCGGATTGCTTCTGAATAG ATTCCTACCAAGGCTCTGTGCAGCTATTCAGCCATTTCTCCCTTCGATGTCGGTGTTTGTCACTGCCCTGTGTGTTGGCTCACCATTGGCAATAAATATCAAGGCTGTTTTGTCGCCATTTGGATTAACCATAGTGCTGCTCCTTTTTGCATTCCACACCTCATCTTTTGTAGCTGGTTATCATCTTGCTGGTACTTGGTTTCGCAAGTCAGACGACGTAAAGGCACTACAAAGGACAATATCTTTTGAGACAG GAATGCAAAGCAGCCTTCTTGCTCTTGCTTTAGCAAATAAGTTCTTCCCAGATCCACTAGTGGGTGTGCCTCCAGCCATATCG GTTGTGTTGATGTCCTTAATGGGATTTGCTCTTGTCATGGTATGGTCCAAGAAAAGAGAAGCCTAA